The Nitrospirales bacterium genome includes a window with the following:
- a CDS encoding CYTH and CHAD domain-containing protein translates to MPPCPPKHNLALEVKLSPPADFQIPQRFTNNPRPARRFTSTYYDTKDHRLARLGMILRRRVERSRGTWQLTLPTAQARRAIEIPKGSLRLPDELADLLFAFLRGREPVAIAKLRTERRPYHIIEQERVLAELTVDRVAMLEDRHIRKRFSEIEIELVDGTQKNLKAITNQLKELGAQNGIFRPTLYQALSVDYPDSQQTIEQTAPSVEHVQRTFQQQVHDIFRHDPVTRLGQDPEDLHRMRVATRRARALLRTARPILEPAWCMDLRNEIGWLTKVLGSVRDFDVLLQKLRQETSTLTSTEQKLFDALLLQLESRQSNVRTSMIETLRGERYLAFLDRLISASQRMEVIHSNISLQTLVGKAFDKLEKSVDNLPNEYTDEDLHNLRKRAKHVRYAAELAEPCVGKPATRFIRQMRKFQDLLGAHQDTVMIEQHLQHFLRSSRGVKTAFTIGLVVERLRRRRARLRATFPHRWGKLKRQGNRVWR, encoded by the coding sequence ATGCCTCCCTGTCCTCCTAAGCACAATCTTGCACTCGAAGTGAAGCTATCCCCCCCGGCAGACTTTCAAATCCCTCAGCGATTCACCAACAACCCGCGACCTGCTCGCCGGTTCACATCCACATACTACGATACCAAAGACCATCGTCTCGCTCGCTTGGGAATGATTCTTCGACGTCGCGTCGAACGAAGCCGAGGCACTTGGCAGCTCACGTTACCGACAGCTCAAGCCAGAAGAGCAATCGAAATTCCCAAAGGCTCGCTCAGACTTCCTGATGAACTCGCCGATCTACTCTTTGCATTCTTGAGAGGCCGTGAACCTGTGGCCATCGCAAAGCTCCGAACCGAACGACGACCGTACCATATCATCGAACAGGAACGCGTCCTCGCCGAATTGACCGTGGATCGGGTCGCCATGCTGGAAGACCGGCATATTCGCAAGCGATTTAGCGAAATCGAGATAGAACTCGTAGACGGCACGCAGAAAAACCTCAAGGCTATCACGAATCAGCTCAAAGAACTAGGAGCGCAAAACGGAATTTTCCGCCCAACACTCTACCAGGCTCTATCCGTTGATTACCCGGACAGTCAACAGACGATCGAACAGACGGCTCCATCAGTGGAACATGTCCAGCGTACGTTTCAACAACAAGTACATGACATTTTTCGGCACGATCCCGTGACCCGTTTAGGCCAAGACCCTGAGGATCTTCATCGCATGCGCGTCGCCACCAGACGGGCTCGCGCTCTTCTTCGTACCGCTCGCCCCATTCTCGAGCCGGCATGGTGTATGGACTTGCGGAACGAAATCGGGTGGTTAACCAAGGTTCTCGGGTCCGTTCGGGACTTTGATGTCCTCCTGCAAAAACTCCGGCAAGAAACATCCACCCTGACGTCCACGGAACAAAAGCTCTTTGACGCATTACTTCTTCAATTGGAGTCCAGGCAATCAAACGTTCGCACATCCATGATCGAAACGCTTCGAGGGGAACGATACCTGGCCTTCCTGGATCGACTCATCTCAGCTTCTCAACGCATGGAGGTCATCCATTCGAATATTTCGCTCCAGACCCTCGTCGGGAAAGCATTCGACAAACTCGAAAAATCCGTCGATAATCTACCTAATGAGTACACCGATGAGGATTTGCACAACTTGCGCAAACGGGCCAAACATGTACGATATGCGGCCGAGTTGGCCGAACCATGTGTCGGCAAACCGGCAACCCGCTTTATCCGGCAAATGCGGAAATTTCAGGATCTGTTAGGCGCCCATCAGGATACCGTGATGATTGAACAGCACTTGCAACATTTCCTGCGGTCTTCACGAGGCGTCAAAACAGCCTTTACCATCGGGCTGGTCGTGGAACGCCTGCGCCGACGGCGAGCAAGACTGCGGGCTACATTTCCTCACAGATGGGGCAAACTTAAAAGACAGGGGAACCGCGTGTGGAGATAG
- the ppk1 gene encoding polyphosphate kinase 1, translating to MSNDTSIQDSSRPTIDLHDPKLYLNRELSWLEFNSRVLEEAEDQSLPLLERVKFLAIFFSNLDEFFMVRISGLREQVTSGVVETAPDGMAPSDQLNAVREKLLKQLARVTKCWEKDLFDKLQDANIRLFAYDQLSSEQRETLRQYFSQEIFPALTPLAFDPSHPFPHISNLTLNLAVVAQDPERGECFARVKVPNNFPRLIRIPQAERPKKTKKGQSPDDTAPYQYVWLEDIITANLDLLFPGLTIEASYQFRITRDADLAIEEDEAADLLSTIEEQVDMRHFGSVVRMELAQHTPDHIRNILVRNLKLAPYQVFTYDFPLGMSNLMELQQIDRSELKFPIFLHSISDRLANRESMFSAIQQEDQLLFHPYDNFLPVVDFVREAANDPHVLAIKQTLYRVGSNSAIVEALMEARENGKQVAVLFELQARFDEENNIQWARKLEDEGVHVVYGVHGLKTHAKLCLVIRKENDGLRRYLHLGTGNYNPITSRIYTDFSFLTCDDAIGADVSDLFNALTGYSRKETYSKLLVAPHAMRNEILRRIDREIQRHQQHGDGYLAFKMNALVDQDCIRALYRASQVGVKIDLVIRGVCGLRPDIPDVSQTIRVTSIVGRFLEHSRMYYFRNGGDDELYLGSADLMARNLDGRVEVLFPIENQSLKERLVQNALHIHVRDNVKARQLTSDGTYNRLSPSSPEEAFDSQEWFIKNWKDRMLKES from the coding sequence ATGAGTAACGACACTTCCATCCAAGATTCTTCCCGGCCAACCATTGATCTTCACGACCCCAAGCTCTACCTCAATCGTGAACTGAGTTGGCTGGAATTTAATAGCCGTGTCCTTGAAGAGGCCGAAGACCAAAGCCTGCCATTGCTGGAGCGGGTCAAATTCCTGGCGATTTTTTTCAGCAATCTCGACGAATTCTTCATGGTTCGCATATCCGGACTCCGTGAACAGGTGACGAGCGGAGTCGTTGAAACGGCACCCGATGGAATGGCTCCCTCCGATCAACTCAATGCGGTGCGAGAAAAATTGCTCAAACAACTTGCGCGAGTCACCAAATGTTGGGAAAAGGACCTCTTCGACAAACTTCAGGATGCGAACATTCGGCTGTTTGCCTACGATCAACTGTCTTCTGAGCAGCGTGAAACCTTACGCCAATATTTTTCACAGGAGATCTTTCCCGCGCTGACCCCCCTGGCGTTCGATCCGTCTCACCCGTTTCCTCATATTTCCAACCTCACGCTCAATCTCGCTGTCGTCGCACAGGATCCGGAACGGGGCGAATGTTTTGCCAGAGTCAAAGTTCCGAACAATTTTCCCCGTCTCATTCGAATCCCTCAAGCCGAAAGACCAAAAAAGACCAAAAAAGGACAATCCCCTGACGACACGGCACCCTACCAGTACGTCTGGCTCGAAGATATCATCACGGCCAACCTTGACTTGCTATTCCCCGGCTTGACGATTGAAGCGTCTTACCAGTTCCGCATCACGCGAGATGCCGACTTGGCGATCGAAGAAGACGAAGCGGCAGACTTATTGTCCACGATCGAAGAACAAGTCGACATGCGTCACTTTGGGTCGGTCGTACGAATGGAATTGGCCCAGCACACGCCTGACCACATTCGCAATATTCTGGTCCGAAACCTCAAACTCGCCCCCTATCAAGTGTTCACCTACGACTTTCCACTTGGGATGTCCAATCTGATGGAATTACAGCAGATTGACCGTTCTGAGCTGAAATTCCCGATTTTCCTCCATAGTATTTCGGACCGTCTCGCCAATCGGGAGTCCATGTTTTCAGCCATTCAACAGGAAGACCAACTCCTGTTTCACCCCTACGATAACTTTCTTCCCGTCGTTGACTTCGTCCGGGAAGCGGCGAACGATCCTCACGTCCTCGCCATCAAGCAAACGCTCTACCGGGTTGGCTCGAATTCGGCGATTGTCGAAGCGCTCATGGAAGCCAGGGAAAACGGCAAACAAGTCGCGGTGCTATTCGAATTACAAGCCCGATTCGACGAAGAGAATAATATCCAGTGGGCGAGGAAGTTAGAAGACGAAGGCGTCCATGTCGTCTATGGCGTCCATGGTCTCAAAACCCATGCGAAGCTCTGCCTGGTCATCCGAAAAGAGAATGACGGGCTCAGACGCTATCTCCACCTGGGGACCGGCAATTACAATCCCATCACGAGCCGAATTTATACAGACTTTAGTTTCTTGACCTGCGATGACGCGATCGGAGCCGACGTATCGGATCTATTCAATGCGCTCACGGGGTATTCCCGCAAAGAAACCTACTCCAAGCTTCTCGTGGCTCCCCATGCGATGCGGAATGAAATTCTCCGCCGGATCGACCGTGAAATCCAACGGCATCAACAGCATGGCGACGGATACCTCGCGTTTAAAATGAATGCCCTGGTCGATCAGGACTGTATACGCGCCCTGTACCGCGCTTCCCAAGTTGGAGTCAAAATCGATCTTGTGATCCGGGGCGTATGTGGGTTGAGGCCAGACATTCCCGATGTCAGTCAGACAATCAGGGTTACTTCAATCGTGGGTCGTTTCCTCGAACATTCCCGGATGTATTATTTTCGGAATGGCGGCGACGATGAACTGTACCTGGGGAGTGCTGATTTGATGGCCAGAAACCTGGATGGGCGGGTTGAGGTGTTATTTCCTATCGAAAATCAATCCCTGAAAGAGCGTCTTGTCCAGAACGCCCTTCACATTCATGTACGGGATAACGTCAAAGCCAGACAGTTAACCTCTGACGGCACATACAATAGACTTTCCCCATCTTCGCCGGAAGAGGCGTTTGATTCACAGGAATGGTTCATAAAAAACTGGAAAGATCGGATGCTCAAGGAATCCTGA
- a CDS encoding alpha/beta fold hydrolase — MRRLIIWLSVGIIFLTTSATVGGSWLGCELGIHPVRVPDKYLLSQFTLPEPQQVRFASQDGLQLAGWFFAGRSRATIVLVHGRRGSRAWMLPDAAYLHKAGYSVLLVDLRYRGESQGDHSTFGAMETKDVEAAITYLLARTDVDPERIGVQGTSLGGVTAILAAANMPAVKGVVAESPFKDLNSAIDYAFQHAKEGVGLPKFPFLTMSKQICQARLGVDFERINPASVIANISPRPILLIDTTLDDLIPRDSVDTLYHAARTPKYLWKVQAPHGKGWETNPREYERHVVKFWQQTLPIPEVERS; from the coding sequence ATGCGCCGATTGATTATCTGGTTAAGCGTGGGAATCATATTCCTGACCACGAGTGCGACGGTCGGCGGAAGCTGGCTTGGCTGCGAGCTTGGGATTCATCCTGTGCGAGTTCCAGACAAATATTTGCTCAGCCAGTTCACCCTTCCTGAGCCTCAGCAAGTCCGGTTTGCCAGTCAGGATGGGTTGCAGCTGGCCGGATGGTTTTTTGCCGGACGCAGCCGGGCGACGATCGTTTTGGTCCATGGGCGGCGGGGATCACGCGCATGGATGCTGCCTGACGCCGCGTACTTGCACAAGGCGGGGTATTCGGTTCTGCTTGTTGATTTACGGTATCGAGGAGAAAGCCAAGGGGATCATTCGACCTTCGGGGCCATGGAAACCAAAGATGTAGAAGCGGCGATCACGTATCTCCTCGCTCGGACTGACGTCGATCCCGAACGAATCGGTGTGCAAGGCACTTCATTGGGTGGGGTCACCGCCATTTTGGCGGCCGCGAACATGCCGGCCGTCAAGGGTGTTGTCGCCGAAAGCCCTTTCAAGGATTTGAACAGTGCGATTGATTATGCGTTTCAACATGCCAAGGAAGGGGTCGGTTTGCCGAAATTTCCCTTTTTGACCATGAGCAAGCAGATCTGTCAAGCCCGATTAGGCGTCGATTTCGAACGAATCAACCCGGCTTCGGTCATCGCGAACATCAGCCCGCGACCCATATTGTTGATCGATACGACATTGGACGATCTCATCCCCCGCGATTCCGTCGACACGTTGTACCATGCCGCACGAACACCGAAATATCTCTGGAAAGTTCAAGCGCCCCATGGAAAGGGTTGGGAAACCAATCCGCGCGAGTATGAACGGCATGTCGTGAAATTCTGGCAACAGACGTTGCCCATTCCGGAAGTGGAACGTTCTTGA
- a CDS encoding DUF2235 domain-containing protein: MSLHSPAFKKIVICCDGTWNKPEVAMNSKRYRPTNVLRIARAVSNVDEQFHHQIIYYDSGIGTDGGLGHRLIGGLTGYGLSARIMKAYRFVCHNYVEGDVLYFFGFSRGAYTVRALAGMIGAVGLLHANDLHHLPTAFRYYNTHPKQRPSLPFAKAFIASHHTRSVRIKFLGVWDTVGALGIPIPYLRPFTKKWVGFFNTELGSHVEHGYHALAIDERRRPFKPNLWSRYEQSPGSATKDVCQVWFPGSHSDVGGGADDTTLSDESLLWMVNRAVQCGLHFPDHFRTDLDKTHRRESSKPQNSLSLPYKGLILIGVFPHKRIIGNRRAVERLYERTPSTSPILRNLPHRLSAPLEPVINEMIHESAFQKYVACEISAQGSCYQPPNLANAINSLPVFREKYYRTRSHIRKALNLKGQVLSQQQTEDCRVLDFSPHGGAKLQMSEPANRIGQTFILNIDDPEYRGKDYRGQVAWQSKYSLGLKFLSETGKSNDDPLRVPQ, translated from the coding sequence ATGAGCCTTCATTCACCTGCATTCAAAAAAATCGTGATCTGCTGTGACGGCACCTGGAATAAACCAGAAGTCGCGATGAATTCAAAACGCTACCGGCCGACGAATGTCCTCCGTATCGCAAGAGCTGTATCAAACGTCGATGAACAGTTTCATCATCAAATTATCTACTATGATTCAGGCATCGGAACCGACGGGGGGCTGGGCCACCGGCTCATCGGCGGCCTGACGGGCTACGGACTATCCGCTCGTATCATGAAAGCCTATCGCTTTGTCTGCCATAACTACGTGGAAGGCGATGTGCTGTATTTTTTTGGCTTTAGCCGAGGGGCTTACACAGTCAGGGCGTTGGCCGGGATGATCGGAGCGGTTGGCTTGCTGCATGCCAACGATCTTCATCACCTGCCGACCGCGTTCCGTTACTACAACACCCATCCAAAACAACGGCCATCCTTGCCGTTCGCGAAAGCATTCATTGCCTCTCACCATACCCGATCGGTCAGGATCAAATTTTTAGGTGTCTGGGATACGGTGGGCGCGTTGGGCATTCCCATCCCCTACCTTCGACCATTCACGAAAAAATGGGTGGGGTTTTTCAATACGGAGCTAGGAAGCCATGTGGAACACGGATATCATGCGCTTGCCATCGATGAACGGCGAAGACCATTCAAACCAAATCTCTGGTCCCGGTACGAACAATCTCCAGGATCAGCCACCAAAGACGTCTGCCAGGTTTGGTTTCCCGGCTCGCATTCCGATGTCGGCGGAGGGGCCGACGATACGACGTTATCCGATGAGTCACTGCTGTGGATGGTGAATCGAGCCGTTCAGTGCGGGTTACACTTCCCCGATCACTTCAGGACTGACCTCGACAAGACTCACAGGCGGGAAAGCAGCAAGCCGCAGAATTCTCTGAGTCTTCCGTACAAAGGCTTAATTCTTATCGGCGTCTTTCCCCACAAACGTATCATTGGAAATCGACGGGCGGTCGAACGCTTGTACGAAAGAACTCCCAGCACCTCGCCGATCTTACGAAACCTGCCACACCGCCTATCCGCCCCGCTCGAACCCGTCATCAATGAGATGATTCACGAAAGTGCGTTTCAAAAGTACGTGGCGTGCGAAATTTCAGCACAAGGCAGTTGCTATCAACCGCCGAATCTGGCGAACGCGATCAACTCGCTCCCCGTGTTCAGGGAAAAATATTATCGAACACGTTCTCACATCAGAAAAGCACTCAACCTTAAAGGACAGGTTCTCTCCCAACAGCAGACGGAAGACTGCCGGGTTCTCGATTTTTCGCCTCACGGCGGGGCCAAACTGCAGATGTCGGAACCGGCCAACCGCATAGGTCAGACCTTTATCCTGAACATTGATGACCCTGAATATAGGGGGAAAGACTATCGAGGACAAGTCGCGTGGCAGAGCAAGTACAGCCTTGGGCTGAAGTTCCTCTCAGAGACCGGAAAATCGAATGACGATCCGCTTAGAGTTCCGCAGTGA
- the phoU gene encoding phosphate signaling complex protein PhoU, with protein MQRHFDEELTELKQKILRMGALVEEQIQQATHALTSRDVDLAQEVINNDRRVNTLDVEVDEACLNLLALYQPAARDLRFITTAMKISTDLERMSDLAENICERTIELNEEPQLKPYIDIPAMAEKCLKMVGEALDAFVRGDSVLARKVLEDDDEIDELNEQLFRELLSYMIENPKTISRAIRLSFISKYIERIADHATNVAELVVYMVEGKIIRHTVTAEL; from the coding sequence GTGCAGCGCCATTTTGACGAAGAATTAACTGAGCTGAAACAAAAAATATTGAGAATGGGTGCCTTGGTCGAGGAGCAGATTCAGCAGGCGACACATGCTCTGACGAGTCGCGATGTTGATTTGGCGCAGGAGGTCATCAATAATGACCGCCGAGTCAATACCTTGGATGTCGAAGTCGACGAGGCATGTCTGAATCTCCTCGCGCTCTATCAACCTGCCGCGCGAGATCTTCGATTCATCACCACGGCCATGAAAATCTCCACCGACTTGGAACGGATGAGCGACTTGGCGGAAAATATCTGTGAACGGACGATCGAACTCAATGAAGAACCGCAGCTGAAGCCCTACATCGATATTCCCGCCATGGCGGAAAAATGCCTGAAAATGGTCGGGGAGGCTCTAGATGCGTTCGTACGCGGCGATTCGGTGTTGGCGCGAAAGGTTCTGGAAGACGATGATGAAATCGATGAATTGAACGAGCAACTCTTCCGGGAATTATTGTCCTACATGATTGAAAACCCGAAAACGATTTCTCGCGCCATCCGGCTTTCCTTCATCTCCAAATATATTGAACGCATCGCCGATCATGCGACCAATGTCGCGGAACTCGTGGTGTACATGGTCGAAGGGAAGATTATCCGCCATACCGTCACTGCGGAACTCTAA
- the pstB gene encoding phosphate ABC transporter ATP-binding protein PstB has translation MSSLIGILSKSSSTAKQSPKPVETFVIADQDNDERRPAAKITVEKANFYYGEKQALFKIDLTILQNKVTAFIGPSGCGKSTLLRCFNRLNDLVEGSRLDGTIRIDGQDIYAPSLDITDLRSKVGMVFQKVNPFPKSIYQNVAYGPQLKGVRRRAQLDEIVEESLQGAGLWDEVKDRLHTSALGISGGQQQRLCIARALAVRPNVLLMDEPCSALDPISTGKIEELLHSLKEQLTVVIVTHNMQQAARVSDYTGFFLMGELIEYDVTKKIFTTPGDRRTEDYVTGRFG, from the coding sequence ATGAGTTCACTTATTGGCATTCTTTCCAAATCATCCTCGACAGCCAAACAATCCCCTAAACCGGTGGAGACCTTCGTGATTGCAGATCAAGATAATGATGAGCGGCGCCCTGCCGCTAAAATTACAGTCGAGAAGGCGAACTTTTATTATGGCGAAAAACAGGCGCTGTTTAAGATTGATCTCACGATCCTGCAAAATAAAGTGACCGCCTTTATCGGACCTTCCGGATGCGGCAAATCGACCTTGTTACGCTGTTTTAACCGCTTGAACGATTTAGTCGAAGGTTCTCGTCTCGATGGAACCATACGCATAGACGGGCAGGACATTTACGCGCCCTCCCTGGATATCACGGATTTACGCTCGAAAGTCGGGATGGTGTTCCAAAAAGTCAATCCATTTCCCAAGTCCATCTACCAGAATGTGGCGTATGGCCCGCAACTCAAAGGCGTACGACGCCGTGCTCAATTGGACGAAATCGTTGAAGAAAGTCTCCAGGGCGCGGGGCTGTGGGATGAAGTCAAAGACCGGTTGCATACGAGCGCGCTTGGGATTTCCGGCGGCCAGCAGCAGCGACTCTGTATCGCGCGCGCCTTGGCCGTGAGACCGAACGTGTTGCTGATGGATGAGCCCTGCTCGGCATTAGACCCTATTTCAACTGGCAAGATCGAAGAACTGTTGCATTCCCTGAAAGAGCAGCTCACGGTCGTCATCGTCACGCATAACATGCAGCAAGCCGCTCGCGTGTCAGATTACACGGGGTTCTTCTTGATGGGTGAACTCATCGAGTATGATGTTACGAAGAAAATATTCACTACCCCTGGAGATCGTCGTACGGAAGACTATGTGACTGGGCGATTTGGATGA
- the pstA gene encoding phosphate ABC transporter permease PstA, with product MTREIKKFFDSGTLFVWFCGAAVATSLLLVGGVLILIMINGLGFFWPHALVEMQLKDGTKILGELKGEEVIPDSETPQFPDGKTRVQLKIGNRDLYGLDFRWVDTDQIMSAETPNDAVAFERREWGDFYGWVQAIKHGEETVSSGHAESWKRLGPLVEQANELHDNIEHIRRDEIGDINHEIESARLKIRGLELAGRGNSTDVVELRQHIQSLEKEYQAHVDSLRGLTQRLDEYSVVLVDANGQEKTLPVGQIVDAIRPNAMGTFDKILTYCQNFWAVLTEEPREANTEGGIFPAIFGTVMMVLIMSVAVVPFGVLAAFYLREYSKQGLIVRIVRIAVNNLAGVPSIVFGVFGLGFFVYAVGGTIDSLFYPEALPNPTFGTGGILWASLTLALLTVPVVIVATEEGLSAVPREYREGSLALGATKIESMVRVILPCALPGILTGLILAVSRATGEVAPLMLTGVVKLAPALPLDTHFPFVHFERKFMHLGFHIFDVGFQSPNVEAAKPMVYVTTLILVMVVIFLNLAAIAIRNHMRKKFRSSAI from the coding sequence ATGACACGAGAGATCAAAAAGTTTTTCGACTCAGGAACGTTGTTCGTTTGGTTCTGCGGTGCAGCGGTCGCCACGTCGTTGCTCCTGGTCGGGGGAGTTCTCATCCTGATCATGATCAATGGACTAGGGTTTTTTTGGCCTCACGCGCTCGTGGAAATGCAGCTCAAAGACGGGACTAAAATACTCGGGGAACTCAAGGGGGAAGAGGTCATTCCTGATTCTGAAACTCCTCAATTTCCTGACGGAAAAACGCGTGTTCAGTTGAAGATCGGGAATCGAGACCTCTATGGCCTGGACTTTCGATGGGTCGATACCGACCAGATCATGTCCGCTGAAACGCCGAATGATGCGGTGGCCTTCGAGCGAAGAGAATGGGGTGACTTTTATGGCTGGGTTCAAGCGATCAAACATGGAGAGGAGACCGTCAGCTCAGGACACGCCGAGAGCTGGAAGCGTTTAGGGCCCCTGGTCGAACAGGCGAATGAACTGCATGACAACATTGAACATATACGACGTGACGAGATTGGCGACATTAATCATGAGATCGAAAGCGCCCGCCTTAAAATTCGGGGCCTAGAACTCGCAGGCCGTGGGAATTCGACGGACGTCGTAGAGCTTCGTCAGCACATTCAGAGTTTAGAAAAAGAGTACCAAGCTCACGTCGATTCTCTCCGAGGTTTGACACAACGATTGGACGAATATTCAGTGGTCCTGGTCGATGCGAATGGCCAGGAAAAAACTTTACCGGTTGGGCAAATTGTGGATGCCATCCGTCCGAATGCGATGGGGACGTTTGACAAAATCCTGACCTATTGTCAAAACTTTTGGGCCGTTTTGACTGAAGAGCCTCGAGAAGCGAATACGGAGGGAGGCATATTCCCGGCCATATTTGGAACGGTCATGATGGTCTTGATCATGAGCGTGGCCGTGGTGCCGTTCGGAGTCCTGGCGGCTTTTTACCTCAGGGAATACTCGAAACAAGGGTTGATCGTCCGTATCGTGCGTATTGCGGTGAATAACCTGGCGGGGGTCCCTTCGATCGTCTTCGGCGTGTTCGGGTTGGGATTCTTTGTGTATGCGGTCGGAGGAACCATTGACAGCCTTTTTTATCCGGAAGCGTTACCGAACCCGACGTTTGGAACAGGGGGCATCCTATGGGCCTCGTTGACGTTGGCCTTATTGACCGTGCCGGTTGTCATCGTCGCGACAGAAGAAGGTCTTTCGGCCGTGCCGCGAGAATATCGAGAGGGATCTCTGGCGTTAGGCGCCACGAAGATTGAAAGCATGGTTCGCGTGATTCTGCCTTGCGCGTTGCCGGGCATCCTCACCGGATTAATCTTGGCGGTGTCTCGCGCAACAGGCGAAGTGGCCCCTCTGATGCTCACTGGGGTCGTAAAATTGGCTCCGGCTCTCCCATTGGACACGCATTTTCCATTCGTGCATTTTGAGCGCAAATTCATGCATCTCGGGTTTCACATTTTCGATGTCGGTTTTCAGTCGCCGAACGTTGAAGCCGCAAAGCCGATGGTGTACGTGACCACCTTGATTCTTGTGATGGTGGTCATCTTCCTGAATCTTGCGGCCATTGCCATCCGGAATCACATGCGGAAAAAGTTCAGATCTTCTGCCATATAA